The sequence below is a genomic window from Anaerobranca californiensis DSM 14826.
TAGTTATTATTTGTAAGTTTTGCCGAAGCTCAGGATTGACGCCAACTTCTAACTCAGTTTTCGTTCCTTTAGGTGAACCTACTACATTAGCTATAATTTCCTGCTCAGCCCCTATAACTCCCCCCACAATTAAACCTTTACCTTCAGTGACCATTACTCGGTCACAGGCATGGACTTTACTATACATAATTGCGTCTTTTATTATTATTGACCCGCCTGCTTTAACTTTACAATTTTCTATATATCTTGCAACAATATTTCCTTTACAATTTACTATTCCTTTATTTCGCCCTTGGATTCCACCATTTACTACTAAATTTCCTTCACAATAAATATATGAACTATCTATTATGCCCTTTATAGTAATATCACCTTGGGCTTTAACGGTAAAACCCTCTTTGACATCACCTTTTATAATTACACTGCCAATAAAGTCGACATTTCCTGTTTTAAAATTAACTTCCTCTAATTCTAGAGTTTGAAAGACATTTAATTTCCCTTCAATTAGGGAAAATTTCCCATCTACCGTTGCAACAATATTGTTTTCCTGTAATTGAACATTTTTCCCTAAAGGGAGTTTTGCAGGTTTTCCTGGTTTAAAAGGGATAATTTCTCCCGTTACAGATAATCCATCTATTCCAGGTTCAGGAGGATAAATAGTAGCTAAAATTTCTCCTTTTTTAATATTAATTATCTTTTCTAAATTGTAAAAGTCTACCCTTCCGTCTTCTAATATAACTGGCTTTCCTTCTTTTTCTTGAAAGTGAATTTGAACATAACCATCTTTCCCTGATATGGCAGGTTTTCCAGAAGCAATTTGAATCCCTTCTAAACCTGTACTACCTTTAATTTTTTCTTTTAATACTTCATAAGATTCTATTGCTATGTTATTTCTTCTAATTTCAGCTATTATCTCTTCTAATTCTTGTTCATTAAGTTCAACACCAGGTTTAGACAGCTCTAAAAAAGCAGCTAATTTATCTTTTGTTATGTTAATTTTAAACCACATTCTCATTCCCCCTTAACCTGCTTCTTTTTTTAGCATTAACCTTAATCGGTTAATTGCCTTTGAATGGATTTGAGATATCCTTGCTTCTGACAAATTTAAGATCAGTCCTATTTCTTTTAGTGTTAGCTCCTCATAATAATATAGATGAAGGACCATTTGTTCTTTATCACTAAGCTTTTTAATAGCTTCCGTTAAACTTTCAAGGATATCTTCATTAACAAGGTTTTCTAGAGGATTAAAACTATTATCTGATAAATTATCGATATATCTATCTTCTTCTGAGTTTTGAAGGAAATTATCTAGATATAGTAAATTACTTTGATTAGCATAATTTATAATTTTATTTAATTTTTCTTTATCAATCCCCATTATTGATATTAAATTTTCATCTGTTAATGGTTTTCCTGAAGCGGCTAATTCCTCATATGCTTTTTCTAGTTCTTGTATACTCCTTTGCACCTCTTTAGGCAACCAATTTGATTTTCTAAGATTATCTATAATTTGTCCTTTTATTCTCATACTAGCAAAGGTTTCAAATTTAACCCCTTGTTGAGGATTAAAACGTTCGATAGCTTCAATTAGACCGATGATTCCATAATTATACAAATCTTCTTTATCAAAAATTCCGTATTTATTACCAACACAAATACGGCCAACTATTATATGAACTAAATTACTGTAAGTTTCTATAAGTTTATTTTTTGCTGTATTTGAACCTTGTTTATATTGCTGCCACAATAAACTCACATTGTCCATGGAATCACCCTTTAAATTATTTTCTCTCCTTGATTTATAGTCTTTACATACAACTGCCCTGTTAATAAATCAAATTCAATAGTCCTTCCATAATTTCCACCTACATCTTCTGCCACTAGTTTTATCCCAAATTTATCTAGATTTTCCTTTACTGCTTCAATATTTCTTTGCCCAATTTTCATAATATCGCTACTACCAGCGAAAGAAAACATCTGAGCTCCCCCAGCTATTTTAGCAATTAAATTTTTATTATTTGCCCCTCCATTAACCAATCTTTTGATTAACTCTTCTATAGCGGTATCTGCAAATTTACCTATTATTGTAGTAGAATGTCTAGAATTTTTACTATCCGGAAGCATAACATGGGCCATACCGCCAATTTTCCTAAAGTTATCATATATACAGACCCCTACGCAAGATCCAAGCCCTGTAGTTTTTAAGATATCTGGAGAAGATGAATGTTGTATTTCTGCCATTCCCACTTTGATTATTCTTCTATTCATTGGCAACACCAAAATAACCCATTAATTTTTCAAATGACTGTATCTCAGGGATAAAGAAGAAAATTCCAGATACATCTTTACCTTCATGGGTAAAAGTTGTTTTAATTAACAATGCCACATCTCCCATCTCACCCATTTGAATTAAAGGTAAACTAAGGGCTGCCTCCGCCATATCTACAGAAAGGGCTGGAACTGAAGGATACATATTTTGCTGGGTAAAATTTGATAATGCCGTTAAGTAAGCACCACATAACATATTGCCAATTTCAGAAATAGCAGATGTTTGATAGGAATCTAAGTTGTAAAAATCAATATTTTTATCATTAAGTAAATATTCTAAAATGAATTTTATCGTTTCTAATGGTAACATTAGCAGGATATTGCCGGGGAGTGAACCTTCTACCCTAAAATATATTGATGCAACTACTTGATCTTCACCACCAACAAACTCCAATGCTTCTTGAAATGATACTAAACTAACTTCAGGAACACTTAAGCCAATTTTATTGGAAATAATTTTTGATAACGCAGTTGCCGCATTTCCAGCCCCTATATTTCCTAATTCTTTTAACAAATCTATTTGCATAGGTTTTAATGAGTAGATATTCAACCAAGTGTTCCCCCCTTATTTTTCTATCTCTTTTATTTCAACAATTTCCTCTTTGTTGAGAATTTTTTCTAAATCTAAAATAATAATTAATCTCTCCCCTAATTTTCCTACACCACTGATAAATTTTGTATCGATGGAATCAATAACTGAAGGGGTTGGTTCTATATCTTCAGATTTTAAAGTTATAACATCATTGGCAGAATCAACTATTAAACCCACCTTAACATCTGCTAAGCTTACAACTATAATTCTGGTATTGTCATCATTTTCCTTTTTAGGTAAATTAAATCTTTGGCGTAAATCTACTACTGGAACGATACTACCCCTTAAATTACAAACTCCTTCAACAAAATTGGGAGTTTTAGGAACCCTCGTTATTGGAAGCATCCTTTCTATTCCTTGAACCTTTAAAATATCTAAAGCGTATTCTTCTGTTTCTAATCGAAAAATT
It includes:
- a CDS encoding DUF342 domain-containing protein, translated to MWFKINITKDKLAAFLELSKPGVELNEQELEEIIAEIRRNNIAIESYEVLKEKIKGSTGLEGIQIASGKPAISGKDGYVQIHFQEKEGKPVILEDGRVDFYNLEKIINIKKGEILATIYPPEPGIDGLSVTGEIIPFKPGKPAKLPLGKNVQLQENNIVATVDGKFSLIEGKLNVFQTLELEEVNFKTGNVDFIGSVIIKGDVKEGFTVKAQGDITIKGIIDSSYIYCEGNLVVNGGIQGRNKGIVNCKGNIVARYIENCKVKAGGSIIIKDAIMYSKVHACDRVMVTEGKGLIVGGVIGAEQEIIANVVGSPKGTKTELEVGVNPELRQNLQIITKELTLKSEELKKAKQAQRILKLKEEKGELSKEHRILLERLEVTIKALTVYLEDKKEIQKEMLDKLLNNVAGKVTVNKTVYPGVKVTIGTRYRIITDETKTSTFIIGPDGEIMIT
- a CDS encoding chemotaxis protein CheD, translating into MNRRIIKVGMAEIQHSSSPDILKTTGLGSCVGVCIYDNFRKIGGMAHVMLPDSKNSRHSTTIIGKFADTAIEELIKRLVNGGANNKNLIAKIAGGAQMFSFAGSSDIMKIGQRNIEAVKENLDKFGIKLVAEDVGGNYGRTIEFDLLTGQLYVKTINQGEKII
- a CDS encoding chemotaxis protein CheC, translating into MNIYSLKPMQIDLLKELGNIGAGNAATALSKIISNKIGLSVPEVSLVSFQEALEFVGGEDQVVASIYFRVEGSLPGNILLMLPLETIKFILEYLLNDKNIDFYNLDSYQTSAISEIGNMLCGAYLTALSNFTQQNMYPSVPALSVDMAEAALSLPLIQMGEMGDVALLIKTTFTHEGKDVSGIFFFIPEIQSFEKLMGYFGVANE
- a CDS encoding sigma-70 family RNA polymerase sigma factor, whose protein sequence is MDNVSLLWQQYKQGSNTAKNKLIETYSNLVHIIVGRICVGNKYGIFDKEDLYNYGIIGLIEAIERFNPQQGVKFETFASMRIKGQIIDNLRKSNWLPKEVQRSIQELEKAYEELAASGKPLTDENLISIMGIDKEKLNKIINYANQSNLLYLDNFLQNSEEDRYIDNLSDNSFNPLENLVNEDILESLTEAIKKLSDKEQMVLHLYYYEELTLKEIGLILNLSEARISQIHSKAINRLRLMLKKEAG
- a CDS encoding chemotaxis protein CheW; translation: MNEQKFVIFRLETEEYALDILKVQGIERMLPITRVPKTPNFVEGVCNLRGSIVPVVDLRQRFNLPKKENDDNTRIIVVSLADVKVGLIVDSANDVITLKSEDIEPTPSVIDSIDTKFISGVGKLGERLIIILDLEKILNKEEIVEIKEIEK